A region from the Euleptes europaea isolate rEulEur1 chromosome 13, rEulEur1.hap1, whole genome shotgun sequence genome encodes:
- the CMKLR1 gene encoding chemerin-like receptor 1, producing MTHPAIGVLTTMRSPNNDSEYDYYGADHEYTITEELYGKELTYDTKTIARILTVFIYSFTCLLGLVGNGLVIGIIVFKMKKSVNAIWFLNLAVADFLFNVFLPLTISYTALGYNWVFGRGMCKVNSFLLILNMYTSIFSLATISIDRCISVVFPVWSQNHRNPKIAYLLCPLIWMLGILTSSPSLVFRDTETHPYRGNIICFNNYYLPNSPNDHYLHDMRHITVNVTRFLAGFIMPMTVITVCYVIIIFRLRRNRLAKSKRPLRIIVAIIMTFFLCWCPYHVFNLLETQHHFVVGPVLEIGLPIVTAIAVANSCMNPILYVFMGQDFKKFKVTLLSRMVNALSEDTVHSSLPRRSFTKASSMTEKETMLL from the exons ATGACGCATCCA GCCATAGGTGTGCTCACCACAATGAGGAGTCCGAATAATGATTCCGAGTATGACTATTATGGTGCTGATCATGAATACACGATCACCGAAGAGCTCTATGGCAAAGAACTGACATACGACACAAAGACCATTGCTCGGATTCTCACCGTTTTCATCTACAGCTTCACTTGCCTCCTGGGTTTAGTGGGCAATGGATTGGTCATCGGAATCATTGTGTTCAAGATGAAGAAGTCAGTCAATGCCATCTGGTTCCTCAACCTGGCTGTCGCCGACTTCTTGTTCAACGTCTTCCTGCCGCTGACGATCAGCTACACGGCCCTGGGCTATAACTGGGTGTTTGGCAGAGGCATGTGCAAAGTCAACTCCTTCCTCCTCATTCTCAACATGTACACCAGCATATTCTCGTTGGCTACCATCAGCATTGACCGCTGCATCTCAGTCGTTTTCCCGGTCTGGTCCCAAAACCACCGAAATCCTAAAATTGCGTACTTACTGTGTCCCCTTATCTGGATGCTCGGCATCTTAACGAGTTCCCCCTCCCTTGTTTTTAGGGACACTGAAACACATCCCTACAGAGGCAACATCATTTGTTTTAACAATTACTACTTGCCCAATTCTCCAAATGATCACTATCTACATGACATGAGACACATAACGGTAAATGTCACGAGATTCCTGGCTGGGTTCATCATGCCAATGACCGTTATCACAGTTTGTTACGTGATCATCATTTTCCGGCTAAGAAGGAACCGCCTCGCCAAGTCCAAAAGACCTTTGAGAATAATTGTTGCTATCATAATGACCTTCTTCTTATGCTGGTGTCCCTACCATGTCTTCAACCTTCTGGAAACGCAACACCACTTTGTCGTCGGTCCTGTGTTAGAGATTGGGTTGCCTATCGTGACCGCCATCGCTGTGGCTAACAGTTGCATGAACCCCATTCTTTACGTCTTCATGGGCCAAGATTTCAAAAAGTTTAAGGTGACCCTCCTGTCCAGAATGGTAAATGCACTGAGCGAGGACACTGTTCACTCATCTCTCCCCCGCAGGAGCTTCACGAAAGCCTCTTCCATGACAGAAAAAGAGACTATGTTACTCTGA